A region of Armatimonadota bacterium DNA encodes the following proteins:
- the rplP gene encoding 50S ribosomal protein L16, whose translation MLMPKRPRYRKVQRGSRAGKANKGNKVDFGEYGLQGLEAAWLTANQIEAARVAITRHIKRGGQVWIRIFPDKPITRKPAETRMGSGKGSPEGWVAVVKPGRMLFEMAGVDESLAKEAMRLASHKLPIATRFVTKKEQSDISETV comes from the coding sequence ATGCTAATGCCAAAAAGACCCAGATACCGCAAGGTACAGCGCGGTTCACGTGCCGGCAAGGCAAACAAAGGTAACAAAGTCGATTTCGGCGAGTACGGTCTGCAGGGCCTCGAAGCGGCCTGGTTGACTGCCAATCAGATCGAAGCGGCTAGAGTTGCAATCACAAGGCATATCAAGAGAGGCGGACAGGTGTGGATTCGAATCTTCCCTGACAAGCCTATCACCCGGAAACCCGCCGAGACCCGTATGGGAAGCGGCAAGGGCAGCCCTGAAGGTTGGGTGGCTGTCGTGAAGCCCGGGAGAATGCTCTTCGAGATGGCCGGTGTTGATGAGAGCCTGGCAAAAGAGGCTATGAGACTTGCTTCTCACAAGCTGCCGATTGCGACCAGGTTTGTGACGAAGAAAGAGCAGAGTGATATCAGTGAGACAGTCTGA
- the rplE gene encoding 50S ribosomal protein L5 has product MPRMKDKYKSEVLPGLMKTFSYKNVMQAPRLTKVVVNMGVGQATQDAKLLDGAINDMTLITGQKPAVTRATKSISNFKVREGNRVGCKVTLRGAMMFEFLDRLFNVVLPRVRDFGGVPADSFDGRGNFAMGLKEQLVFPEIDYDKIDRTRGMNIVIATTAKTDEEGRALLKALGLPFREA; this is encoded by the coding sequence ATGCCGAGAATGAAGGACAAATATAAGAGCGAGGTTTTGCCTGGCCTGATGAAAACGTTCAGCTACAAAAACGTGATGCAGGCTCCAAGGCTGACCAAAGTAGTCGTGAACATGGGCGTAGGGCAGGCGACACAGGACGCAAAGCTCCTCGACGGTGCGATCAATGACATGACGCTGATAACAGGTCAAAAGCCTGCTGTCACCCGTGCCACAAAGTCGATCTCTAACTTCAAGGTTAGAGAGGGAAACCGCGTAGGATGCAAAGTCACACTTCGCGGAGCCATGATGTTTGAGTTTTTGGACAGACTCTTCAACGTAGTGCTTCCAAGAGTCCGTGACTTTGGCGGAGTGCCCGCAGATTCGTTTGATGGTCGTGGCAACTTCGCTATGGGGCTCAAGGAGCAGCTCGTTTTTCCTGAGATTGATTATGACAAGATAGACCGCACACGGGGTATGAATATCGTTATTGCCACTACGGCGAAGACCGATGAGGAGGGCAGAGCCTTGCTGAAGGCGTTGGGTCTGCCATTCAGAGAGGCATAG
- the rpsS gene encoding 30S ribosomal protein S19: MGRSLKKGPYADPKLLKKIEDMNARGEKRIIQSWSRRSTIFPLMIGHTIAVHDGRKHIPVFVTENMVGHKLGEFAPTRLYRGHGHHTERSTSLK, from the coding sequence GTGGGACGCTCACTGAAAAAGGGACCGTATGCGGACCCGAAACTCCTTAAAAAAATAGAAGACATGAACGCCAGGGGCGAGAAGAGGATCATCCAGAGTTGGTCACGCCGTTCGACGATCTTCCCGCTGATGATCGGGCACACGATTGCGGTGCACGATGGCAGGAAGCACATTCCGGTGTTCGTCACCGAGAATATGGTCGGACACAAGCTGGGCGAGTTCGCTCCGACAAGACTTTATCGAGGGCACGGCCATCACACCGAGCGCTCGACATCCCTAAAGTAA
- the rplW gene encoding 50S ribosomal protein L23, with protein MKDPYAVIKRPLITEKGMGASAMGKYVFEVDINANKIEIADAVKKIFPTVDVVKVNTLHVKGKSKRMGRMTQGKTADWKKAYVTLKAGQHIEIFEGA; from the coding sequence ATGAAAGATCCTTATGCCGTCATAAAGCGTCCGTTGATTACAGAAAAGGGCATGGGCGCATCAGCGATGGGCAAGTATGTCTTTGAAGTAGATATCAACGCCAATAAGATAGAGATTGCCGATGCAGTGAAGAAGATCTTCCCAACCGTGGATGTTGTGAAAGTAAATACCCTTCATGTAAAGGGCAAGAGCAAGCGGATGGGCAGAATGACGCAGGGCAAGACCGCCGATTGGAAGAAAGCATATGTAACACTCAAGGCGGGACAGCACATAGAAATATTTGAGGGAGCCTAA
- the fusA gene encoding elongation factor G yields the protein MKKYSIEAIRNVALVGHGGTGKSSLAEAMLYASGGISRLGRVDDGSSASDFDPDEISRKMSINAAVLPCEWKNAKINFVDTPGYPDFVGDAIGSMRAVEAALILVDGSGSIEVGTETGWDLATEAGITKMFFVNKLEKENTDFYRALEALRSKFGTSVAPLQLPIGTEDNFIGVVDLLTHKAYKWENGKVAPTDIPEDMQSQISEMHDALIESVAEMDDALMEKFFDEGTLCDEDIAKGLEIGLKTGKVVPVLCGSAMKMIGIDTLLDFIVKSVPSPASIPPVEGKNLSGGEEKRAPGDPFCALVFKTMADPYVGKLTYFRVFSGSLKSDSHIFDATRDREERVGQVYFLVGKNQEATTDVGPGDIGAVAKLQDATTGDTLCEKSKPIILDPIAFPDPVYSLAVRAKTKADEDKLGPALQKLSEEDPSFKTHREAETSQTIMAGQGDTHLDIVVGKLKRKFGVEVETETPKIAYRETITNKAEAQGRHKKQTGGRGQFGDCWVRLEAQPRGAGYEFVDAIVGGSIPRQWIPSVDKGIREAMSTGIQAGATVVDIKATVYDGSFHTVDSSDMAFQLAGRLAFRAAAEKANPVILEPVLEVEVIVPEEFMGDVIGDLNSKRGRVAGMEPIGGGRQKIKAQVPQSEMLRYSIDLRSIARGRGRFSAKFSHYEEAPHSVAQQIIAEAEKAKKEE from the coding sequence ATGAAAAAGTATTCTATCGAAGCAATAAGAAATGTTGCATTGGTAGGGCACGGCGGCACAGGTAAGAGTTCGTTAGCTGAAGCGATGCTCTACGCTTCTGGGGGGATCAGCAGGCTGGGGCGAGTGGATGACGGTTCATCTGCCAGCGATTTTGACCCGGATGAAATAAGTAGAAAGATGAGCATCAATGCGGCAGTCTTGCCATGTGAGTGGAAGAATGCGAAGATCAATTTTGTGGATACGCCCGGCTATCCTGATTTTGTTGGAGATGCTATCGGCAGTATGAGAGCGGTCGAGGCTGCTCTGATCCTGGTTGATGGCAGCGGCTCCATTGAAGTCGGGACTGAGACCGGTTGGGACCTCGCCACTGAGGCGGGAATCACGAAGATGTTCTTCGTGAACAAGCTTGAAAAAGAAAACACCGACTTTTATAGGGCGCTTGAGGCTCTGCGGTCGAAGTTCGGAACCAGTGTAGCTCCGCTGCAGCTTCCGATCGGCACCGAGGACAATTTCATTGGCGTGGTTGATCTGCTGACCCACAAGGCGTACAAGTGGGAAAACGGCAAGGTTGCTCCGACGGATATTCCGGAGGATATGCAATCGCAGATTTCCGAGATGCACGATGCGCTTATCGAGTCTGTTGCTGAGATGGACGATGCCCTTATGGAGAAGTTCTTCGATGAGGGGACGCTGTGCGATGAGGATATCGCCAAGGGCCTGGAAATAGGTCTGAAGACAGGCAAGGTGGTTCCTGTGTTGTGCGGCTCGGCGATGAAGATGATTGGCATAGACACGCTGCTTGATTTCATTGTAAAGAGCGTGCCGTCACCAGCTTCTATTCCTCCGGTAGAGGGCAAGAACCTTTCAGGCGGTGAGGAGAAGCGCGCTCCCGGCGATCCGTTCTGTGCGCTGGTCTTTAAGACCATGGCGGACCCTTATGTTGGTAAGCTGACATATTTCAGAGTTTTCTCGGGTTCGTTGAAGTCGGACTCACATATATTTGATGCGACCAGGGATCGTGAGGAACGGGTAGGGCAGGTTTACTTCTTGGTGGGCAAAAACCAGGAAGCGACTACTGATGTCGGACCCGGTGACATAGGCGCCGTTGCCAAGCTTCAGGATGCGACGACCGGTGACACTCTCTGTGAGAAGAGTAAGCCTATAATTCTCGATCCGATTGCATTTCCTGATCCGGTTTATTCGCTGGCAGTAAGAGCGAAGACCAAGGCCGATGAAGACAAACTCGGACCGGCTTTGCAGAAACTCAGTGAAGAGGATCCGTCGTTTAAGACGCATCGCGAAGCTGAGACCAGCCAGACTATTATGGCCGGCCAGGGTGATACGCACCTTGATATAGTAGTTGGAAAGCTAAAGCGCAAGTTCGGAGTTGAAGTTGAGACCGAGACACCGAAGATTGCGTATCGCGAGACGATAACGAATAAAGCTGAAGCCCAGGGCAGGCACAAGAAACAGACCGGTGGTCGCGGACAGTTCGGCGATTGCTGGGTCAGACTTGAAGCGCAGCCCAGGGGCGCAGGTTATGAGTTCGTGGATGCGATTGTCGGCGGCTCTATTCCGCGACAGTGGATACCGTCGGTTGACAAAGGCATTCGTGAAGCAATGTCCACCGGCATTCAGGCCGGGGCAACAGTTGTTGACATCAAGGCGACGGTCTATGATGGCAGTTTCCATACTGTTGACTCATCTGATATGGCGTTTCAGCTTGCAGGGAGGCTCGCATTCAGAGCGGCTGCTGAAAAGGCGAATCCTGTAATCCTGGAGCCGGTTTTGGAAGTAGAGGTGATCGTGCCTGAGGAGTTTATGGGCGATGTGATCGGAGACCTGAACTCCAAGCGCGGCAGGGTTGCCGGTATGGAACCCATTGGCGGCGGGCGCCAGAAGATCAAAGCTCAGGTGCCGCAGTCCGAGATGTTGAGATATTCGATTGATTTGCGATCAATCGCGCGAGGCAGAGGAAGATTCTCTGCGAAGTTTTCACACTATGAAGAGGCTCCGCACAGCGTTGCACAGCAGATCATTGCGGAAGCCGAAAAAGCTAAGAAAGAAGAGTAA
- the rpmD gene encoding 50S ribosomal protein L30 produces MLKITLKNSVIGYNKRQRATVKALGLGKVGSTVVQSDNDCVKGMIGKVGHLLEVEQLSDPVEVKE; encoded by the coding sequence ATGCTTAAGATTACTCTTAAAAACTCTGTAATTGGATACAACAAGCGACAGCGCGCTACCGTAAAGGCTCTCGGGCTGGGCAAGGTAGGCTCAACTGTCGTGCAGTCGGATAACGACTGTGTGAAGGGCATGATCGGCAAGGTCGGTCACCTTCTTGAAGTGGAACAACTCAGTGATCCTGTGGAGGTAAAGGAATGA
- the rplF gene encoding 50S ribosomal protein L6, translated as MSRIGQLPIPLPSGVQISQDDGVITVKGPKGTLNRSLPGAISIKVEDNKIVCERPTNSKEHRSLHGLTRTLVNNMVVGVTAGYEKKLQVQGVGYRAELQGKNLNLQVGLSHPVLVEPMNGVEFEVGMDTNTRMPFIIARCIDKEVLGQQVANIRKIRPPEPYKGKGIRYYGEVIRRKAGKSGKATK; from the coding sequence ATGAGCAGAATAGGACAATTGCCTATACCGCTGCCGAGTGGAGTGCAGATTAGCCAGGACGATGGCGTAATTACGGTAAAGGGTCCCAAGGGAACCTTGAACCGTTCTTTACCCGGCGCTATATCGATAAAAGTGGAAGATAACAAGATTGTTTGCGAGAGACCGACCAACAGCAAGGAGCATCGCTCTTTGCATGGCCTTACAAGAACGCTGGTCAACAACATGGTGGTCGGCGTAACTGCAGGCTATGAAAAGAAGCTGCAGGTGCAGGGAGTCGGCTATCGCGCGGAGCTTCAGGGCAAGAACCTGAATCTTCAGGTGGGCCTGTCTCACCCGGTCCTTGTCGAACCTATGAACGGTGTGGAGTTCGAGGTCGGCATGGACACCAACACAAGGATGCCGTTCATAATTGCGCGATGCATCGATAAAGAAGTGTTGGGCCAGCAGGTGGCGAACATTCGCAAGATCAGACCGCCGGAGCCATATAAGGGCAAGGGCATCCGCTATTACGGCGAGGTTATAAGACGCAAAGCCGGCAAAAGCGGCAAAGCAACCAAATAA
- the rplO gene encoding 50S ribosomal protein L15: MRLEDLRPAPGSTHKSKRIGRGTGSGQGKTAGKGHKGQKARSGQKPGPGFEGGQTPLHRRLPQRRGFKNMNHKIYAVVNLDDLERFDAQTEVTPELLISSGLVSGAMDGIKVLGNGEITKSLTVRAHKFSKSAEEKLKAAGGTAEVL, translated from the coding sequence ATGAGACTCGAGGATTTGCGTCCTGCTCCGGGATCAACGCATAAGTCAAAGCGGATAGGCCGCGGCACAGGTTCCGGCCAGGGCAAGACTGCCGGCAAGGGCCACAAAGGCCAGAAAGCACGAAGCGGCCAGAAGCCGGGACCGGGCTTTGAAGGCGGACAGACTCCTCTGCATCGCAGACTGCCGCAGAGGCGTGGGTTCAAAAACATGAACCACAAGATTTATGCGGTTGTAAACCTGGATGATCTTGAAAGATTCGACGCCCAGACCGAGGTTACACCGGAACTGCTTATCTCGAGCGGCTTGGTAAGTGGTGCTATGGACGGTATCAAAGTCCTCGGTAATGGCGAGATAACCAAATCTCTAACGGTGCGTGCTCACAAGTTCAGCAAGAGCGCCGAAGAGAAGCTCAAGGCTGCCGGCGGCACGGCGGAGGTATTATAG
- a CDS encoding type Z 30S ribosomal protein S14, producing the protein MAKQCLIQKQQRKPKFSVRKYNRCGLCGRSRGFIRRFGICRICFREMAHQGLIPGVTKSSW; encoded by the coding sequence GTGGCAAAACAGTGCCTGATTCAAAAGCAACAGCGCAAGCCGAAGTTTAGTGTACGAAAGTACAATCGATGTGGGCTTTGTGGTAGATCAAGAGGATTCATCCGCAGGTTTGGTATCTGCAGGATTTGTTTCCGTGAGATGGCGCATCAGGGATTGATCCCCGGTGTCACCAAATCGAGCTGGTAA
- the rplV gene encoding 50S ribosomal protein L22, whose protein sequence is MQAIAKARFVRTSPRKARLVIDEIRGKDVRQALGILQFTPNFAARLIEKVLKSAVANAENNHHMDGENLKVSLAMVDGGPMMKRVRYAPQGRGYRMVKRLSHITIGVEETEAKLKKKRKEVARTAKPGAKAPKAAAPKTATKRAPKKTEEPASEVEEEKKVVATEQVEQVKTKAPKTKAAPKAKASAKAAAPEAIKSETAQSEGENDAKGGE, encoded by the coding sequence ATGCAGGCAATAGCGAAGGCGCGTTTTGTGCGCACCTCGCCGCGGAAGGCACGCCTTGTTATAGACGAGATTCGAGGCAAGGATGTTAGGCAGGCCCTGGGGATATTGCAGTTTACGCCGAATTTTGCGGCGCGACTGATCGAGAAAGTCCTCAAGTCGGCTGTGGCCAATGCGGAGAACAATCACCATATGGATGGTGAAAACCTGAAGGTTTCACTGGCCATGGTAGACGGTGGACCGATGATGAAGCGTGTCCGCTATGCCCCGCAGGGGCGCGGCTACCGAATGGTCAAGAGACTTTCTCATATAACCATAGGTGTCGAGGAGACAGAGGCGAAGCTGAAAAAGAAGCGCAAGGAAGTTGCGCGGACGGCAAAGCCGGGGGCAAAGGCTCCTAAGGCTGCTGCTCCTAAGACAGCCACAAAGCGTGCTCCGAAGAAGACGGAAGAGCCGGCAAGTGAAGTCGAGGAAGAGAAGAAAGTAGTCGCGACTGAGCAAGTTGAGCAGGTCAAGACTAAGGCTCCCAAGACAAAGGCCGCTCCAAAGGCCAAGGCAAGCGCCAAGGCCGCGGCTCCGGAGGCCATCAAGTCGGAAACGGCACAATCCGAAGGCGAGAATGACGCCAAAGGAGGCGAGTAA
- the rplX gene encoding 50S ribosomal protein L24: protein MKKKKPVYEAKMRLKKGDEVIVLSGKDKGKRGKVQQTVPEQGKVIVEGVNMVTRHQKPRGQSSRAMVKQQMGEMQMPLSVPVSKVMLICPNCNKETRSASTKTSEGAPARKCRKCGTVIES from the coding sequence ATGAAGAAGAAAAAACCGGTATACGAAGCAAAAATGAGGCTCAAGAAAGGCGATGAAGTTATCGTTCTTTCGGGCAAGGATAAGGGCAAGCGCGGCAAGGTTCAGCAGACCGTCCCCGAGCAGGGCAAGGTTATTGTTGAGGGCGTTAACATGGTAACGCGTCACCAGAAACCGCGTGGGCAATCCTCTCGCGCAATGGTCAAACAGCAGATGGGCGAGATGCAGATGCCGCTTAGCGTGCCAGTAAGCAAAGTTATGCTGATATGCCCGAACTGCAACAAAGAGACCAGATCGGCCAGCACCAAGACATCCGAGGGTGCACCGGCTCGCAAGTGCCGGAAATGCGGCACCGTGATCGAGAGTTAG
- the rplN gene encoding 50S ribosomal protein L14 has translation MIQPYTRLRAADNSGAREILCIRVLKGSNAHYAGVGDVIIGAVKQATPGATVKKSEVVRCVVVRTKNDVQRPDGSILRFDDNAAVVINNANEPRGTRIFGPVARELRDKGFMRIISLAPEVI, from the coding sequence ATGATACAGCCCTATACGCGATTGAGAGCGGCTGACAATTCCGGTGCGCGAGAAATTTTGTGCATAAGAGTGCTAAAGGGATCAAACGCGCATTATGCCGGTGTTGGCGACGTCATTATCGGCGCTGTAAAACAGGCGACCCCTGGAGCGACAGTAAAGAAGAGCGAAGTCGTCAGATGCGTAGTCGTGCGCACAAAGAACGACGTTCAGCGTCCGGACGGCTCGATACTTCGCTTTGATGATAATGCAGCCGTGGTCATAAATAATGCCAACGAGCCTCGTGGAACCCGTATTTTCGGTCCCGTTGCTCGCGAGCTGAGGGACAAAGGGTTTATGCGAATCATATCGCTGGCCCCAGAAGTCATCTGA
- the rpsH gene encoding 30S ribosomal protein S8, whose translation MTVTDPVADLLTRIRNANSAKHDFVEVPAAKLSMEILRILRDEGFIKNYESLKDRKFPTAKIALKYGPRQEKIISNLKRVSKPGLRVYAKRDKVPRVLRGLGVAVISTSRGVMTDRDARKLGIGGEVLCYIW comes from the coding sequence ATGACCGTGACAGATCCTGTAGCAGACCTGCTGACGAGGATTCGGAACGCGAATTCAGCGAAGCATGACTTCGTGGAGGTACCTGCGGCAAAACTGAGTATGGAAATACTTCGTATCTTGCGGGACGAAGGGTTCATCAAAAATTACGAATCTTTGAAGGACCGAAAGTTTCCGACTGCAAAGATCGCGCTGAAGTATGGCCCCAGGCAGGAAAAGATCATTAGTAATCTGAAGAGGGTTTCAAAGCCCGGACTCAGAGTATACGCCAAGCGTGACAAAGTGCCGAGAGTGCTTCGCGGGCTGGGTGTGGCTGTTATCAGCACATCCAGGGGCGTTATGACTGACCGTGATGCCAGGAAACTTGGCATTGGTGGCGAAGTTCTGTGCTACATTTGGTAG
- the rpsC gene encoding 30S ribosomal protein S3 produces the protein MGQKVHPIGFRIGVIREPDSKWYASDKEFAGLLIQDAKIRKFVKKNLYQAGISKIEIERMANKVKVTVHTAKPGIIIGRGGKGVDDLRSEIEKIAGGKMVHVNVQEVRNPEIEAQLVAESIAQQIEKRISYKRANKQAVLRSMRMGAKGIRIRVAGRLGGSEMARVDGDKSGKVPLHTLRADIDYGFTEAKTTYGHIGVKVWIYRGDILPGARRAEPTEEEIMAARRPRRPRGERSDRGDRGGRGGYGGGRGGGRGGRGGGERRS, from the coding sequence TTGGGACAGAAAGTTCATCCTATAGGTTTTAGAATCGGAGTCATCCGAGAGCCTGACAGCAAATGGTATGCTTCGGACAAGGAGTTTGCCGGATTACTGATCCAGGATGCGAAAATTCGCAAGTTCGTTAAGAAGAACCTTTATCAGGCCGGTATTTCCAAAATTGAGATCGAGCGCATGGCAAACAAGGTCAAGGTTACTGTGCACACCGCAAAGCCCGGAATTATTATTGGCCGTGGCGGTAAGGGTGTGGACGACCTTCGCTCGGAGATCGAAAAGATCGCGGGCGGCAAGATGGTCCATGTCAATGTGCAGGAAGTCAGAAATCCTGAGATTGAAGCGCAGCTTGTTGCCGAGTCAATTGCTCAGCAGATCGAGAAGCGTATCTCATATAAGCGCGCCAACAAGCAGGCCGTGCTTCGTTCGATGAGAATGGGAGCCAAGGGCATCCGAATCCGGGTTGCCGGACGGCTAGGCGGTTCGGAAATGGCGCGTGTTGATGGTGACAAGTCCGGCAAGGTTCCGCTTCATACCTTGAGAGCCGATATCGATTATGGCTTCACCGAGGCGAAGACCACATATGGACACATCGGCGTTAAGGTGTGGATATATCGCGGTGACATATTGCCCGGTGCAAGACGCGCGGAACCGACTGAAGAAGAGATTATGGCCGCAAGAAGACCGCGACGCCCGAGAGGCGAGCGATCTGATCGTGGTGATCGTGGCGGACGCGGTGGCTACGGCGGTGGTCGTGGCGGTGGACGCGGTGGTCGTGGCGGCGGCGAGAGGAGAAGTTAA
- the rpsQ gene encoding 30S ribosomal protein S17, with protein sequence MDRGRRKVRSGRVISDKMDKTVVVAIETLVRHPLYGRIVRRTAKFKAHDEANECGIGDTVEIMETRPLSKDKCWRVARVVEKAK encoded by the coding sequence ATGGACAGAGGCAGACGAAAAGTCCGAAGTGGACGTGTAATAAGCGACAAGATGGACAAGACGGTTGTTGTTGCCATCGAGACTCTGGTCAGGCATCCGCTCTACGGCAGGATCGTGCGACGGACAGCAAAGTTCAAGGCTCACGATGAAGCAAATGAGTGCGGCATTGGCGATACGGTCGAGATTATGGAGACAAGGCCGCTTTCCAAAGACAAGTGCTGGCGGGTTGCCCGCGTTGTCGAAAAAGCGAAATAG
- the rplR gene encoding 50S ribosomal protein L18, whose translation MNKKEQLRQKRHRRVRKTVAGTDSKPRLNVYRSICNIYAQVIDDQSGKTLVSASTIDGELKSQVKSGGNAEAAKLVGQLVAKRAVEKGIDTVVFDRGGYKYHGRVAALADGAREAGLKF comes from the coding sequence ATGAATAAGAAGGAACAACTTCGGCAAAAGCGCCATAGGAGAGTAAGAAAGACCGTAGCCGGTACAGATTCCAAGCCAAGACTGAATGTCTACAGGAGCATTTGCAATATCTATGCTCAGGTGATAGACGATCAGTCCGGCAAGACGCTGGTTTCGGCTTCCACAATAGATGGCGAGTTGAAGTCGCAAGTCAAGAGCGGCGGAAATGCTGAAGCCGCAAAGTTGGTTGGTCAGCTCGTTGCAAAACGGGCTGTCGAAAAAGGTATTGATACGGTCGTTTTCGACCGTGGCGGATACAAGTATCATGGCCGTGTCGCCGCGCTGGCAGATGGTGCGCGCGAGGCTGGGCTGAAGTTCTAA
- the rplB gene encoding 50S ribosomal protein L2, which produces MAVKEFKPTSPARRYYTVSSFEEITKSTPEKSLLRPLKNTGGRNNQGTLTMRHQGGGHKRQYRIIDFKRDKIGIPGKVAGIEYDPNRSARIALINYADGEKRYILWPLGMNVGDSVIADETADIRPGNCIPLANIPLGTIVHNIELKVGKGGQIVRSAGAGAQLMAKEGKYANLRLPSGEMRNVPIMCKATIGQLGNVEHENISVGKAGRSRWKGIRPTVRGVVMNPRDHAHGGGEGKSPVGRKTPVSKWGKPAHGTKTRGKKLSDAMIVRRRNAK; this is translated from the coding sequence ATGGCAGTCAAAGAATTTAAGCCTACCTCTCCCGCACGGCGTTATTACACGGTTTCCTCATTTGAGGAGATCACTAAGTCTACGCCTGAAAAGAGCTTGTTAAGGCCGCTGAAGAACACCGGCGGACGCAACAATCAGGGCACATTGACCATGCGCCATCAGGGCGGCGGTCACAAGAGGCAGTATAGAATCATCGATTTCAAGCGGGACAAGATTGGTATCCCGGGCAAAGTTGCCGGTATTGAGTATGACCCGAATCGGTCTGCTCGGATCGCGCTCATCAACTATGCGGACGGCGAGAAGAGATATATTCTCTGGCCGCTTGGCATGAATGTTGGTGACAGCGTTATCGCGGATGAGACCGCGGATATCCGTCCTGGAAATTGCATTCCGCTTGCCAACATACCGCTTGGAACGATTGTTCATAATATCGAGCTTAAGGTCGGCAAGGGTGGTCAGATTGTGCGCAGTGCGGGAGCAGGCGCTCAGCTTATGGCAAAGGAAGGCAAATACGCCAACCTCAGATTGCCGTCGGGTGAGATGCGCAATGTTCCGATTATGTGCAAAGCGACAATCGGTCAGCTCGGCAATGTCGAACATGAGAACATTTCCGTCGGTAAGGCCGGCAGGTCGCGGTGGAAGGGCATCAGGCCTACGGTCCGCGGCGTTGTTATGAACCCGAGAGACCATGCGCATGGCGGCGGCGAGGGCAAATCGCCTGTCGGGCGCAAGACGCCTGTCTCGAAGTGGGGCAAGCCTGCTCATGGAACAAAGACTCGTGGCAAGAAGCTTTCAGATGCAATGATCGTTAGAAGAAGAAACGCAAAGTAG
- the rpmC gene encoding 50S ribosomal protein L29 translates to MRQSELRSKVKQSSDTELETMLAQERENLYKMRQQIALKQLDNPHAIGIARKNVARILSELKNREIKAGK, encoded by the coding sequence GTGAGACAGTCTGAGCTTCGCAGCAAAGTTAAACAGTCGAGTGATACGGAACTGGAGACGATGCTCGCGCAGGAGCGTGAGAACCTGTATAAGATGAGGCAGCAGATCGCCTTGAAGCAGTTGGACAATCCTCACGCGATTGGTATCGCCAGGAAGAACGTGGCACGAATACTCAGCGAGCTTAAGAACCGCGAGATTAAGGCAGGCAAGTGA